The following coding sequences are from one Musa acuminata AAA Group cultivar baxijiao chromosome BXJ2-4, Cavendish_Baxijiao_AAA, whole genome shotgun sequence window:
- the LOC135611352 gene encoding uncharacterized protein LOC135611352 produces the protein MDLQLEELQALSMADVVRESVAIPRGAPRTFALITLALVFPLSFAILAHTLFTHPILLQLQRSDAPASDWLLLLLYQFAYLLFLFTFSLLSTAAVVFTVASLYAAKPVSFSSSLVAVRPIFPRLFRTFLWVALLMLLYNLVFALAVLLLLLFSPLQGSPSPLFVLFFVLVLLAFLAVHVYISALWHLASVISVLEPLCGLAAMAKSRDLLRGRARMAAVLVVAYLGTCGLVGALFRAIVVKGPNEEGSLGVTSVSVKVLVGGALVAVLVMVNLVGLLVQSVFYYVCKSYHHQQIDKSALYDHLGGYLGEYVPLKSSIQMENF, from the coding sequence ATGGATCTGCAGCTAGAGGAGTTGCAGGCCCTGTCGATGGCGGACGTGGTGCGGGAGTCGGTGGCGATCCCGCGCGGCGCCCCCCGCACCTTCGCCCTCATCACTCTCGCCCTCGTTTTCCCCCTCTCATTCGCCATCCTCGCCCATACCCTCTTCACCCACCCCATCCTCCTCCAGCTGCAGAGGAGCGACGCCCCGGCCTCCGactggctcctcctcctcctctaccagTTCGCCTACCTCCTTTTCCTCTTCACCTTCTCcctcctctccaccgccgccgtcgTCTTCACCGTCGCCTCCCTCTACGCCGCCAAGCccgtctccttctcctcctcccttgtcGCAGTTCGCCCCATCTTTCCCCGCCTCTTTCGCACCTTCCTCTGGGTTGCCCTTCTCATGCTTCTCTATAACCTCGTCTTCGCCCTCGccgtccttcttctcctcctcttcagcCCGCTCCAGGGCTCGCCCTCCCCGCTTTTCGTCCTCTTCttcgtcctcgtcctcctcgcCTTCCTCGCTGTTCACGTCTACATCTCCGCCCTCTGGCACCTCGCCAGCGTCATCTCCGTTCTTGAGCCCCTCTGCGGCCTCGCTGCCATGGCCAAGAGTCGCGACCTCCTCCGCGGCCGCGCTCGCATGGCCGCCGTCCTAGTCGTCGCCTACCTTGGCACATGTGGCCTGGTTGGCGCCCTCTTCCGTGCCATCGTCGTCAAGGGACCCAACGAGGAGGGCAGCCTCGGCGTCACCAGCGTCTCCGTCAAGGTCCTCGTCGGTGGTGCGCTCGTCGCGGTGCTCGTCATGGTCAACCTCGTCGGCCTGCTCGTGCAGAGCGTCTTCTACTATGTCTGCAAGAGCTACCACCATCAGCAGATCGACAAGAGCGCGCTGTATGACCATCTGGGTGGCTATCTCGGTGAGTACGTCCCGCTCAAGAGCTCCATCCAGATGGAAAACTTCTGA